The region TGCACTTATAACCCCCACTGTAACGGTATTTTGTAAACCCAATGGATTACCTATAGCTATTGCATCTTCTCCAATCTTAATTTTATCTGAATCACCTAAGGGCAGTATTGGTAAATCTTCATCAGCATTTATCTTAATTATTGCTAAATCGAGATCTTTATCTCCGCCTACCAACTCAGCATCATAGTTCTTTCCATTCGGTAAGGATACAGATATCTCCTTTGCACTTTCTATCACATGGTAGTTTGTCAATATGTAACCTCTTTTATCGAAAATAAAGCCAGAACCCACTCCTTTAGTTTGATACTCAGGCATTTCTTGACCAAAAAATCTTTCAAAAAATTGTCTAATGTAGGGATCTATTGGGACCGCAGCTGAACGAGTAGATTCAATATTTACAACAGCTGGCGCAGCCTCTTCAACCACTTTAACTACTGGACTTACGTAACCTTCATTCACTATTGCAAACGAAGATATAGAAAGCAAAAATACCGTTAATAACAACAAGATAGATTTTTTCATACTAGCACCTCCGAATATTTTATTCACTTAAATTATAAACTAACTTCTTAAAAGAAACTTAAAAGCTTGAATATTTAGCGTCGTTTCTCTTTATTGTTTTCTACTACCTGGTTTTACTAATTCTAAACCTTGGAAACATAATGGGCAGTTTTCTGGTGAGTAGGTAGCAGCTTTTATATTTACCAGCGATATGATTTCTCTGTTTTCTAATACCTCTTTGGAAGATCTGTTAACGATGCAAGCGAACGAAGTTACAACCCCTTCATTACTTTCAACCAATTTTGCAACTTCTAACGTCGACTTCCCTGTAGTTATTACATCCTCTACTATTAGTATTTTGCTATTGTTTTTGATTACCTGATCTCTACGTAAACTCATGTTTCCTTTTTCATCTCTCTCAGCAAATAAAAACGGAACTTTTAAAGTTCTTGCAACTTCGTACCCAATAATAATTCCGCCTAATGCAGGAGAAACAACATAGTCTATTTTTGACTCTACTTTTTTAGCAATTAATTTACCAAAAAGTTCAGAATAATCTGGATATTTAAGAACTTTTGCACATTGAATATATGTGTCTGAATGTAATCCAGATGATAATAAAAAGTGCCCCGTTAAAAAAGCCCCAGTGTCTTTCAATATTTCTAATACTTTAGTTTCATCATTTGTTGAATGATTGTCCATTAAGCTTTTTACCTCCTGATATCTCTATGTTAAAAATTCGAGAATTTTATTATAAAATTCATTTTTATTGTAAATACATTCGAACAACTCGTGTTTCCCTTTGGGGAAAGAAACTCGAGTTATGTTTGAATTCTTTATCTTTTTATACTCTTCAATATTGATTATTTTATCTTCTTTTCCGAAAAGCAACAATGTAGGGATATCCACTTTTTCTATTTCTTTTAGGGCAATCTCAGCTTCGTCAAACATTTGACGTGCTGTTCTGACAGTTATTTTATCGTGTACTAGCGGATCTTTTTTATATAATTCACATGCTTTTTGATCAGTAGATAGCTCATATGGATCGATTCCATTTGAAAAAGAAAGGGTTGGAAATATCGAGAAAAGGTTTAATAGCCAGGCTAGTTTCCTAATATCACCCAAGGCAGGAGAAGAGAGAATAAGTTTTTGGGGCTTCTTTTCTGTTATTTCAACGAATCTTGAGGCAATTAACCCCCCAAGAGAGTGTCCAAATAGAATATAATCTTCTTGAACATAATTTTCCAAAAAAGAATAAATCTCGTAAAAATTTTCTATATCACCTTTTTTGCCCGGAGTGTAACCATGTCCCGGAAGATCAAAGGTAAAAACAACAATACCTATCTCATTTAATTGCTTAATGAAATTCACATATCTTCCGGAATATTCTCCAAGACCGTGAATCAGATATAAATTTTTATGGTTATTCGTATTTGGTAAGTAGTATCTATGATATATTTTCATAAATAAATTATATCACATTTCACAAAGCTTTTTGATTTTCTATTGCTTCCATTATTTCATCATTAGTTTTATGTTTCCTTAATAAACTCAAGATAAATTCTAAAGCCTCTTTTGGGGACATATCGTTAATGAACTTCCTTAAAATAATTGTATTTTTCATCTCTTCAGGGCTATATAACAATTCTTCTTTTCTGGTACCTGATAATTTTAAGTTTATTGCAGGGAATATTCTCTCATTAGCTATTTCTCTTGATAACACCAGCTCCATATTTCCTGTACCTTTAAACTCTTCAAATATCACTTCATCCATCTTGGACCCTGTTTCTATTAATGCCGTAGCTAGAATGGTCAAACTACCGCCTTCTCTAATCTTTCTTGCAGCACCAAAGAATTTCTTTGGGAAAATAACAGCTGCAGGATCAAGACCTCCACTCAGCAATTTTCCACTGGATGGTACATAAAGATTATATTCACGTGCAACTCTGGTCAAACTATCAACTAGCACAACTACATTGTGACCAAACTCAACTAGCCGCTTAAAGTGATCCAAAGCCATTTCTGCGATTCTTATTTGATTTTCTGGATCCATATCAAAAGGTGCTGCTATAACGTTAGCATCTACTGTATCTCTGATATCCGTTACCTCTTCAGGTCTTTCATCTATTAAAAGTATGTACCTTCTAGTATCAGGATAATTTTCGGCAATTGAGTTGGCAATATCTTTTAACAGCGTAGTTTTGCCACCTTTTGGAGGGGCAACAATTAGACCTCTTTGCCCAAAACCTATAGGAGAGAATAGATCAATTATTCTTGAACTGTATGGTGCGCTTTTATGTTCCAAAACCATCCTGGCTTTAGGATACTCGGGAGTCAAATTTTCAAAAGAGACTCTGTCCCGCGCATTTTCGGGAGGCAAAGAGTTAACCGCTTCTATTCTTAATAAAGCGAAAAATCTTTCGCCTTCTTTTGGAGGCCTTATTTGACCAGCTATTATGTCTCCAGTGAAAAGGTTGAATTTTCTAATCTGAGATTGAGAAACGTATATATCATCAGTTCCAGGCAACAATGAATTGTCTACGCTTCTTAAAAAACCATAACCGTCGGGCAGCACCTCCAAAATCCCTTCATAAAAAAAGTATCCGATTGATTCAGTTTGTTTTCTTAAAATAGCAAACTTCAATTCGTTTTTTGTCATCTTAGAATAATTGGATATTTCAAGTTTACGGGCTAGCTCGTATAGGTCTTTTCTTGTCATTTCATTCAATTTAGCCATATTAATTTCAATAGCTTGAATATTATCCCTACTTTGTTTCTTGGAAACTACATTGTTAGTATTTTCATCCATGTAAATTCCTCCTTATTTCATTTAGTTACTTTCTTTAGAAACTCTGGAACCTACTTTAAACCATGATTCTAGAATCCAAAAACTTTTAAAATACCTCCATCATTCTAAGTTACATACAATCTGCTTAAGCTCCCCTTCGCCCAGCAGCCCGCCCGGATGAACGGGGGAGGGCTCCGCCCTGTAACCCTTTTAAAATCAAAATCTTATTTTTTAAAATCTTTTTATTTCTAAAGTGTCTATCATTTAGTTACTATCTTTGGAAATTCAAGAAACTGCTTTAGAGCCCCTTTACCACTACGTTAAGGGGTAAGCCCCTTAAGATCCCCAAGTTCGCATAACATCATTTGCTTCGCAAATGAGGATTAGGATGTTACTTCTAAAGCATTATGAAAAAACTTTTTGCATAAAACGACAAAAGCTTCGCAAATGAGAATTAGGATGTTACTTCTAAAGTATTATGAAGAACCTTCTGCACAAATCAGCAAAAGGGCTCCGCCCTGTAACCCCTTTAAAATCAAAATCTTATTATTGAGAATTCTTTTATTTCTTAATTGTTTCTCTATATTTTTTTGCTAGCATAAGAAAATATCTCATACTCTTCATAATATATTAATAAATTTTGTGAGCATGCCACATCATAAGAACGAAGTAATCTCTTAATCAAAAAAAGTGCAACTATAGAAAAAGTGTGGAGAATAAGAAATATTCTTCGGAGAATTTAAATGAAGTCCATACCT is a window of Petrotoga olearia DSM 13574 DNA encoding:
- a CDS encoding alpha/beta hydrolase; the encoded protein is MKIYHRYYLPNTNNHKNLYLIHGLGEYSGRYVNFIKQLNEIGIVVFTFDLPGHGYTPGKKGDIENFYEIYSFLENYVQEDYILFGHSLGGLIASRFVEITEKKPQKLILSSPALGDIRKLAWLLNLFSIFPTLSFSNGIDPYELSTDQKACELYKKDPLVHDKITVRTARQMFDEAEIALKEIEKVDIPTLLLFGKEDKIINIEEYKKIKNSNITRVSFPKGKHELFECIYNKNEFYNKILEFLT
- the pyrE gene encoding orotate phosphoribosyltransferase, with product MDNHSTNDETKVLEILKDTGAFLTGHFLLSSGLHSDTYIQCAKVLKYPDYSELFGKLIAKKVESKIDYVVSPALGGIIIGYEVARTLKVPFLFAERDEKGNMSLRRDQVIKNNSKILIVEDVITTGKSTLEVAKLVESNEGVVTSFACIVNRSSKEVLENREIISLVNIKAATYSPENCPLCFQGLELVKPGSRKQ
- the rho gene encoding transcription termination factor Rho, coding for MDENTNNVVSKKQSRDNIQAIEINMAKLNEMTRKDLYELARKLEISNYSKMTKNELKFAILRKQTESIGYFFYEGILEVLPDGYGFLRSVDNSLLPGTDDIYVSQSQIRKFNLFTGDIIAGQIRPPKEGERFFALLRIEAVNSLPPENARDRVSFENLTPEYPKARMVLEHKSAPYSSRIIDLFSPIGFGQRGLIVAPPKGGKTTLLKDIANSIAENYPDTRRYILLIDERPEEVTDIRDTVDANVIAAPFDMDPENQIRIAEMALDHFKRLVEFGHNVVVLVDSLTRVAREYNLYVPSSGKLLSGGLDPAAVIFPKKFFGAARKIREGGSLTILATALIETGSKMDEVIFEEFKGTGNMELVLSREIANERIFPAINLKLSGTRKEELLYSPEEMKNTIILRKFINDMSPKEALEFILSLLRKHKTNDEIMEAIENQKAL